A window of the Fusarium poae strain DAOMC 252244 chromosome 3, whole genome shotgun sequence genome harbors these coding sequences:
- a CDS encoding hypothetical protein (TransMembrane:1 (i240-259o)~BUSCO:50316at5125) produces MSFDLESGRGGYTDDPAFQELQYDLKSKLQSLLSSNRKLANDVNVLGTRKDTPRLRERVHNSMDKTRDMCREIGDGVKRLQTWEDLTKQQKYEQTKVSSDFQVALQEFQSLQRRALEKERASVTAARAAQEGEGGEGAPSETQLEQLQQQEQRIVLAPQDEVDFQEALIIEREEEIRNIEQGVGDLNVLFRQVAQIVNEQGEQLGSIADRVEDVREDTRQADVENRQAARYQKAARNKSCCLLLILAVILTIVILAIVLD; encoded by the exons ATGTCGTTCGATCTGGAATCCGGCCGTGGAGGCTATACCGATGACCCCGCCTTCCAAGAACTACAGTACGATCTCAAGAGCAAATTGCAGTCCCTTCTCAGCAGCAATCGGAAACTCGCCAACGATGTGAATGTGCTGGGTACTAGGAAGGACACCCCGCGCCTGCGGGAGCGAGTTCACAATAGTATGGATAAGACGAGGGATATGTGCAGAGAGATTGGCGATGGTGTCAAGCGACTTCAAACATGGGAGGACTTGACG AAACAACAAAAGTACGAGCAAACAAAGGTTTCGAGCGATTTTCAAGTTGCTCTTCAAGAATTCCAGAGCCTTCAGCGACGAGCCCTCGAAAAAGAACGCGCATCAGTTACCGCCGCTCGTGCGGCACAGGAAGGCGAGGGCGGCGAAGGCGCTCCTTCGGAAACACAACTAGAGCAACTGCAGCAACAAGAGCAGCGCATCGTGCTCGCACCTCAAGACGAGGTCGACTTTCAGGAAGCTCTTATTATTGAGCGCGAGGAAGAAATCCGCAATATCGAGCAGGGTGTCGGCGACCTGAACGTACTCTTCCGACAAGTAGCGCAAATCGTGAACGAGCAGGGGGAGCAGCTGGGCTCGATCGCTGACAGAGTGGAAGATGTCCGAGAAGACACGCGTCAGGCTGACGTTGAGAATCGACAGGCCGCGCGGTACCAAAAGGCAGCTCGCAACAAGAGCTGCTGCCTGCTGTTGATCCTCGCCGTTATCCTGACTATCGTTATCCTTGCTATTGTCCTTGACTAG
- a CDS encoding hypothetical protein (TransMembrane:6 (i29-52o58-77i106-124o148-166i216-236o256-278i)~BUSCO:16641at5125), which translates to MAATTVRKAPYKDFLQPALHRRFTSTATVLLIVSYLQAVLLDSWSSYFWSWFPIGPTGFRTAFIFTCGLAIVVLRIANYHVGLRTTGSGFQTLQNTITQLKTYETLFWYGFSSLLFSHVFLWSVDSKANLSWITYFHGDRARLNERPLFLLAYMTSCAITQTFNHYRRDTDRLVLGLSKGKNEKQPDALKLVYQAIPYTFSDSVAGAATALPVALVLYYAILRSFIWGWALMFLRIFYNLPKTNMLPPSWPSDLWLLFRCMQAGTFIHLIWNIGNFAFSSFMVKAPLKNGKPLTSESKDPNSSLLNGLKSKKLSIKAFAMWELAYIAQGFDTRRQAIYEDIDRKDGPMWSQVYTICLDVVKSIETRIDTYGKSPDAPPAAPAAEPRQRVSAPLRDDPIFNSRAAPRTMRSEVEKRLSQVARSPGESPASKLSPIAKKTWKEAKDRVLTKEQQELVAPEHLKGQFEQWALQLMEVDSIAALFQQRFRTQFAAAVLGTPYAEPTLCINAIHVLHHLSVHSLTEDQFGNVHRDVPSIIRTFTSVIKKLEAFRIEFPLHWTDVSCKRASPEVEKVVDALKAALKQVLANFEPYSSDLRLTLSDIRLAKEACADAKNSEMAQVQS; encoded by the exons ATGGCGGCCACCACGGTTAGAAAAGCGCCTTACAAGGACTTCCTGCAGCCAGCTCTGCATAGGCGATTTACATCAACAGCTACTGTTTTGCTCATTGTATCCTATCTTCAAGCTGTGCTCCTGGACAGTTGGTCGTCTT ACTTCTGGTCTTGGTTCCCCATTGGTCCTACTGGCTTCCGAACTGCCTTCATTTTCACATGTGGTCTCGCGATCGTCGTACTCCGAATAGCAAACTACCATGTTGGCCTACGTACCACCGGCTCCGGCTTCCAAACTCTCCAAAACACCATCACTCAACTCAAGACGTACGAGACTTTATTTTGGTACGGCTTTTCAAGCTTGCTCTTCAGCCATGTTTTTCTTTGGTCAGTAGATTCAAAGGCAAACCTATCCTGGATCACCTACTTCCACGGAGACCGTGCGAGGCTCAACGAGAGACCGCTCTTCCTGCTAGCATACATGACTTCGTGCGCTATCACACAAACATTCAACCATTACCGACGTGATACCGATCGCCTAGTCCTCGGATTGTCAAAGGGCAAAAATGAGAAGCAACCCGACGCGCTCAAGCTGGTCTACCAGGCAATCCCATACACCTTTAGCGATTCTGTCGCGGGCGCTGCCACTGCACTTCCCGTAGCATTAGTACTATACTACGCCATTTTGCGATCATTCATCTGGGGTTGGGCGCTCATGTTCTTGCGCATCTTCTACAATCTGCCAAAGACCAACATGCTCCCGCCCAGCTGGCCAAGTGATCTTTGGCTTCTGTTCCGTTGTATGCAGGCCGGAACTTTTATTCATTTGATCTGGAACATTGGTAACTtcgctttctcttctttcatgGTCAAGGCGCCCCTGAAGAACGGTAAGCCTCTTACCTCCGAGTCCAAGGACCCCAACAGCAGTCTTTTGAACGGTCTGAAGAGCAAGAAACTCTCTATCAAG GCATTCGCCATGTGGGAGCTTGCGTATATTGCCCAGGGTTTTGACACTCGTCGACAAGCTATTTACGAAGACATTGATCGCAAGGATGGGCCCATGTGGTCTCAGGTTTATACCATCTGTTTGGACGTGGTCAAGTCCATCGAGACTAGAATCGACACCTACGGCAAATCTCCTGATGCGCCTCCAGCTGCACCCGCTGCGGAACCCAGACAACGGGTATCTGCTCCTCTCCGGGACGATCCTATTTTCAACAGCCGAGCGGCGCCTAGGACAATGCGAAGCGAGGTTGAGAAACGACTAAGCCAAGTCGCACGATCTCCTGGCGAGTCTCCCGCCTCAAAATTGAGCCCAATCGCCAAAAAGACATGGAAGGAAGCCAAGGACCGAGTCCTGACCAAGGAACAGCAGGAACTTGTCGCTCCCGAGCACCTGAAAGGTCAATTTGAACAGTGGGCCCTTCAATTGATGGAGGTTGACTCTATCGCCGCCCTGTTTCAACAACGCTTCCGAACCCAGTTTGCCGCCGCGGTGCTGGGAACGCCATATGCTGAACCTACGCTTTGTATCAACGCGATTCACGTACTCCACCACCTCTCAGTGCACAGTTTGACAGAGGATCAGTTCGGTAATGTGCACAGAGATGTGCCCAGCATTATTCGAACTTTCACATCCGTCATCAAGAAGCTAGAGGCTTTCCGTATCGAGTTCCCACTTCACTGGACTGACGTGTCGTGCAAGAGAGCGAGCCCTGAGGTGGAAAAGGTTGTGGATGCTTTGAAGGCTGCTTTGAAGCAAGTACTGGCCAATTTCGAGCCTTATAGCAGCGATCTTAGGTTGACGCTGTCTGATATTCGCTTGGCTAAAGAGGCTTGTGCAGATGCAAAGAACTCTGAGATGGCACAAGTCCAATCATGA
- a CDS encoding hypothetical protein (TransMembrane:1 (n21-32c38/39o48-75i)~BUSCO:40821at5125), whose translation MASPVSRRRLVASIIYRTLYVLLYVCLLGLLLATPADAIHRSFQNRQLYNIWILIAAYVTAIVVVSFVFITRLYINKTDLGSIPKGWVPIEKGDLRSTVHKVIGLGLGRSASIAYESRPRLQTQNATPDDENVETRVKLGFDGPEGPAEELVVVIPRRKPVWGDIEHHGWTSPNAPDLPNLEYATVFSELPNLIEGKALTLAPPDPTSQTNPPLLDPEAVALLQRTANMSLRDYIVHLAGLGVLTMDANTTKFLSHYEYARFSNRPISNAQFKELMHLFAEILRAMGPLDPNILDDQTEASSPSTNSDDDARSGTSRSNLTPSDAASISSSARRLQRQPSTNTWNVYETAPNSIRSGTTGSGSLSRRYSNMSLAQSQRRYRMSQPSTSSLRSKSSGSSGSVIRLATHQDATDLPYVLSLRDTTASY comes from the coding sequence ATGGCGTCTCCCGTATCTCGCCGACGCCTTGTCGCCTCTATCATCTATCGCACGCTCTACGTTCTTCTCTACGTCTGTCTTCTCGGACTTCTACTAGCTACTCCCGCCGATGCGATTCATCGTTCCTTTCAAAACCGACAGCTCTACAACATCTGGATTCTAATCGCCGCCTACGTCACTGCCATCGTCGTCGTAtccttcgtcttcatcactCGTCTCTACATCAACAAAACCGATCTAGGGTCGATACCCAAGGGTTGGGTGCCTATCGAGAAGGGTGATCTTCGCTCGACTGTCCACAAAGTGATCGGATTGGGTCTTGGTCGCAGTGCATCGATCGCATACGAATCGCGTCCCAGGCTCCAAACACAAAATGCAACACCGGATGACGAAAATGTCGAAACAAGAGTCAAGCTTGGTTTCGATGGTCCTGAGGGTCCAGCAGAGGAGTTGGTGGTGGTAATACCTCGTCGCAAACCTGTTTGGGGAGATATCGAACACCATGGCTGGACATCGCCCAATGCGCCTGATCTACCCAATCTCGAATATGCGACTGTCTTTTCCGAGCTACCGAATCTCATCGAGGGCAAGGCTCTAACTCTTGCGCCTCCCGACCCAACCTCGCAAACGAATCCACCTCTGCTCGATCCCGAAGCTGTAGCCCTTCTCCAACGAACCGCGAACATGAGCTTGCGCGACTACATAGTCCATCTCGCAGGGTTGGGAGTACTCACGATGGACGCAAACACTACCAAATTTCTGTCGCACTACGAATACGCACGCTTCTCCAATCGACCCATTTCCAACGCCCAGTTCAAAGAGCTCATGCACCTTTTTGCTGAAATCCTACGCGCAATGGGGCCATTGGACCCCAATATCCTAGATGACCAAACAGAGGCTTCGTCGCCCTCCACCAAtagcgatgatgatgctaGAAGTGGTACTTCTCGTAGCAACTTGACGCCATCAGATGCTGCCAGTATTAGTAGCTCTGCTCGACGATTACAACGTCAACCATCAACAAACACCTGGAACGTGTATGAGACTGCTCCCAATAGTATAAGGAGCGGTACTACTGGAAGCGGGAGTTTGTCACGAAGGTACAGCAATATGAGTCTTGCTCAAAGTCAGCGCCGGTACCGAATGAGCCAGCCGTCAACCTCAAGTCTTCGATCTAAGTCATCGGGTAGCTCAGGTTCTGTCATACGGCTGGCTACACATCAAGACGCTACAGACCTGCCCTACGTGCTCAGTCTAAGAGACACGACTGCcagttattaa
- a CDS encoding hypothetical protein (BUSCO:26048at5125): MATAHMAVRTDTFPHSTSRSHSHSHQSMGARIIPIPTPTIKMSPPSNGDPMEITSPAPSSNGNHNSDSEANGNGQSNDRPKNSPAPDTNAVTSNNVNNSNSMPAHPPAAAAVHQPKIVQTAFIHKLYNMLEDPNIQHLISWSASAESFVMSPSADFSKVLSQYFKHTNISSFVRQLNMYGFHKERDVFHTGNPDTTLWEFKHGNGNFKRGDLVGLREIKRRASRHALVHRESNYTKPVTSQPGTPAEPVPLPADSADARLLNIEHTLFDLSNRLQRSEEAAHYMHVKNQATMETMNRLLQFNQELSRTMLSIVPAESPISRDVIALQGEIQRQVDVLRTIEEPPQEPPYTGRQQYFAGVENAPVSPRQLAQDDQRRGPTLGVPSARSQNFYKPPVPSNLSAGTRRPYGSISGSSTSQSSPLRTAPPPPPPAPHPLSNVETVPGPGSLARRHTAADIRAHGWQPTPSPFASGAPSGAWPPSPSRVAPEEQRIRDSLSTYSLQNASQAHPHSRPTTPPPPFVNGVSGGSDTFGGWTWGSAGRENKNLSVKDHSAPTTRRGSMAHILNPSDTAERSDEDEDPRGDDDRKRKRMQ; this comes from the exons ATGGCTACAGCGCACATGGCCGTCAGGACTGACACCTTTCCGCACTCAACCTCCCGCTCTCATAGTCATAGTCACCAGTCAATGGGAGCTCGCATTATTCCCATACCTACTCCTACGATCAAAATGTCCCCTCCCAGTAACGGCGACCCGATGGAGATAACCTCACCTGCGCCATCTTCTAACGGTAACCACAATTCTGACTCCGAAGCCAATGGCAACGGCCAATCCAACGATCGACCCAAGAACTCTCCCGCGCCCGATACCAACGCCGTCACGAGCAACAATGTCAACAACTCGAACAGCATGCCCGCGCATCCGCCCGCGGCTGCTGCTGTGCATCAGCCCAAGATCGTGCAAACGGCCTTTATTCACAAGCTCTATAA CATGCTAGAAGACCCTAATATTCAACACTTGATTTCCTGGTCTGCGAGCGCTGAAAGCTTCGTTATGTCGCCTTCGGCCGACTTCTCAAAAGTTCTATC GCAATACTTCAAACACACCAACATATCATCGTTTGTGAGACAGCTAAATATGTACGGCTTTCATAAGG AGCGCGATGTCTTCCACACAGGAAACCCCGATACGACTTTGTGGGAGTTCAAGCACGGCAATGGCAACTTCAAGCGCGGCGATCTGGTCGGTCTACGCGAAATCAAGCGCCGAGCCAGTAGACATGCACTTGTGCACCGCGAGAGTAATTATACAAAGCCTGTGACATCGCAACCGGGCACTCCGGCGGAGCCAGTTCCTCTTCCAGCAGACAGTGCTGACGCTCGATTGCTCAACATTGAGCACACGCTCTTTGACTTGAGTAACCGCCTACAAAGGAGTGAAGAGGCCGCTCACTATATGCACGTTAAGAACCAGGCAACCATGGAGACCATGAACCGTCTGCTCCAATTCAACCAAGAGCTCTCTAGAACTATGTTATCTATTGTTCCTGCCGAGAGCCCAATTTCCCGTGACG TGATTGCCTTGCAGGGTGAGATCCAGAGGCAAGTTGATGTGCTCAGAACGATCGAAGAGCCACCACAGGAGCCTCCTTATACTGGTCGTCAACAGTACTTTGCTGGTGTCGAGAATGCTCCAGTATCTCCGAGACAACTCGCCCAAGATGATCAAAGACGAGGCCCTACTCTGGGTGTTCCTTCGGCACGCAGCCAGAACTTCTACAAGCCCCCAGTTCCCTCGAACCTGTCAGCCGGCACACGGAGACCGTATGGCTCGATCAGTGGCAGCAGCACTTCTCAATCATCCCCATTGCGCACAGCTCCCCCACCCCCACCCCCGGCACCTCACCCTCTATCCAACGTCGAGACTGTTCCTGGCCCTGGTAGCTTAGCACGCCGCCACACTGCTGCCGATATTCGCGCCCACGGTTGGCAACCGACACCCTCTCCTTTCGCTTCTGGCGCACCATCAGGTGCTTGGCCCCCTTCGCCTAGCCGAGTTGCCCCTGAAGAGCAACGaatcagggattctttgtcAACATATTCGCTACAAAATGCATCTCAAGCACACCCCCACTCGCGTCCAACTACTCCCCCTCCTCCGTTTGTGAATGGTGTTAGTGGAGGCTCGGACACCTTTGGGGGATGGACATGGGGCTCTGCTGGTCGCGAGAACAAGAATCTGTCAGTGAAGGACCACTCAGCCCCCACAACTCGACGCGGAAGCATGGCCCATATTCTTAACCCCAGTGATACTGCAGAGAGGTcagatgaagacgaggatcCTCGAGGAGACGACGACAGAAAGAGAAAGCGAATGCAGTAA